One segment of Macaca fascicularis isolate 582-1 chromosome 4, T2T-MFA8v1.1 DNA contains the following:
- the ABCC10 gene encoding ATP-binding cassette sub-family C member 10 isoform X35, giving the protein MERLLAQLCGSSAAWPLPLWEGDTTGHCFTQLVLSALPHALLAVLSACYLGTPRSPDYILPCSPGWRLRLAASFLLSVFPLLDLLPVALPPGAGPGPIGLEVLEGCVAAVAWISHSLALWVLSHSSHGHSRGPLALALVALLPAPALVLTVLWHCQRGTLLPPLLPGPVARLCLLILQLAALLAYALGWAAPGGPREPWAQEPLLPEDQEPEVAEDGESWLSHFSYAWLAPLLARGACGELQQPQDICRLPHRLHPTYLARVFQSHWQEGARLWRALYRAFGRCYLTLGLLKLVGTMLGFSGPLLLSLLVGFLEEGQEPLSHGLLYALGLASGAVLGAVLQNQYGYEVCKVKLQARGAVLNILYRKTLQLGPSRPPTGEALNLLGTDSERLLNFAGSFHEAWGLPLQLAITLYMLYQQVGVAFVGGLILALLLVPVNKVIATRIMASNQEMLRHKDARVKLVTELLSGIRVIKLCGWEQALGARVEACRARELGRLRVIKYLDAACVYLWAALPVVISIVIFITYVLMGHQLTATKVFTALALVRMLILPLNNFPWVINGLLEAKVSLDRIQLFLDLPNHNPQAYYSPDPPTEPSTVLELHGALFSWDPVGTSQETFIGHLEVKKGMLVGIVGKVGCGKSSLLAAIAGELHRLRGRVVVWGLSKGFGLATQEPWIQFATIRDNILFGKTFDAQLYKEVLEACALNDDLSILPAGDQTEVGEKGMTLSGGQRARIALARAVYQEKELYLLDDPLAAVDADVANHLLHRCILGMLSHSTRLLCTHRTEYLERADVVLLMEAGRLIQAGPPSEILPLVQPVPKAWAENGQKSDSATRNAADWWLSHWISQLKAENSSQEVQASTSPASTGLFSPQLLLFSPGNLYALCSRHP; this is encoded by the exons ATGGAGCGACTTCTGGCCCAGCTGTGCGGCAGCAGCGCAGCGTGGCCGCTCCCGCTGTGGGAGGGGGACACCACAGGCCACTGCTTCACCCAGCTGGTGCTCAGCGCCCTGCCCCACGCACTTCTCGCCGTGCTCAGTGCCTGCTACTTGGGCACCCCGAG GAGTCCAGATTACATCCTACCATGCAGTCCTGGATGGCGCCTCCGACTTGCagcttccttcctgctttccGTCTTCCCGCTGCTAGACCTCCTTCCAGTTGCTTTGCCACCAGGGGCAGGCCCAGGACCCATAGGCCTAGAGGTGCTGGAAGGGTGTGTAGCAGCTGTGGCCTGGATCAGCCACAGCCTGGCCCTGTGGGTGTTGTCCCATTCCTCTCATGGCCACTCCCGGGGTCCCTTGGCCTTGGCCCTGGTAGCCTTGCTGCCAGCTCCAGCCCTAGTGCTGACCGTGTTGTGGCATTGCCAACGAGGCACACTTCTGCCCCCACTTCTCCCAGGGCCCGTGGCCCGCCTATGCCTGCTCATCCTGCAGCTGGCTGCACTCTTGGCCTATGCACTGGGATGGGCAGCTCCTGGGGGACCACGAGAACCCTGGGCTCAGGAACCCCTCCTGCCCGAGGATCAAGAACCTGAGGTGGCTGAAGATGGGGAGAGTTGGCTGTCACACTTTTCCTATGCCTGGCTGGCACCCTTGCTGGCCCGTGGGGCCTGTGGAGAGCTCCAGCAGCCTCAGGACATTTGCCGCCTCCCCCACAGACTGCATCCAACCTACCTGGCTCGTGTCTTCCAGTCACACTGGCAGGAGGGGGCCCGACTGTGGAGGGCCTTATACAGGGCCTTTGGACGGTGCTATCTGACACTTGGACTGCTGAAGCTGGTAGGGACCATGCTGGGATTCTCAGGGCCCCTGCTGCTCTCCCTACTGgtgggcttcctggaagaggggCAGGAGCCACTAAGCCATGGCCTGCTCTACGCTCTGGGGCTAGCCAGTGGGGCTGTACTGGGTGCTGTGCTGCAGAATCAGTATGGGTATGAGGTCTGTAAGGTAAAACTTCAGGCACGGGGGGCCGTGCTGAACATCCTGTACCGCAAGACTTTACAGCTGGGGCCCAGCCGCCCTCCTACTGGGGAGGCCCTGAACCTACTAGGCACTGACTCTGAACGGCTGCTTAACTTTGCTGGGAGCTTCCATGAAGCCTGGGGCCTGCCCCTACAGCTGGCCATCACCCTCTACATGCTGTACCAGCAGGTAGGCGTGGCCTTTGTGGGTGGTCTGATCTTGGCACTGCTGCTGGTACCTGTCAACAAAGTGATTGCCACCCGCATCATGGCCAGCAACCAGGAAATGCTACGGCACAAGGATGCGCGGGTTAAG CTTGTGACAGAGCTGCTGAGTGGCATTCGGGTCATCAAGCTCTGCGGGTGGGAGCAGGCACTGGGGGCCCGAGTAGAGGCCTGCCGGGCTCGAGAGCTGGGGCGACTCCGGGTCATCAAATACCTGGATGCGGCCTGTGTATACCTGTGGGCTGCCCTACCGGTTGTCATCTCCATCGTCATCTTCATCACCTATGTCCTCATGGGGCACCAGCTCACTGCCACCAAG gTGTTCACGGCCCTGGCACTGGTGCGAATGCTTATTCTTCCTCTCAACAACTTCCCTTGGGTGATCAATGGCCTCCTGGAGGCCAAAGTGTCCTTGGACCGGATCCAGCTTTTCCTCGACCTTCCAAACCACAACCCCCAGGCCTACTACAGCCCAG ATCCCCCCACAGAACCATCTACAGTATTGGAGCTGCATGGAGCCTTGTTCTCCTGGGACCCAGTTGGAACCAGCCAGGAGACCTTCATCGGTCATCTCGAAGTGAAAAAG GGTATGCTGGTGGGCATCGTGGGGAAGGTGGGCTGTGGGAAGAGCTCCCTGCTGGCTGCCATCGCTGGAGAGCTCCACAG GCTGCGTGGGCGCGTGGTGGTGTGGGGGCTGTCCAAGGGCTTTGGCCTGGCCACCCAGGAACCCTGGATCCAGTTTGCCACCATCCGAGACAACATCCTCTTTGGGAAGACATTTGATGCACAGCTGTACAAGGAGGTGCTAGAAGCCTGCGCCCTCAATGATGATCTCAGT ATCCTGCCTGCTGGAGACCAGACAGAGGTGGGGGAGAAGGGTATGACCCTAAGCGGGGGACAGCGTGCCCGGATTGCCCTTGCTCGTGCTGTCTACCAG GAAAAGGAGCTCTATCTCCTCGATGACCCTCTGGCCGCTGTGGATGCAGATGTGGCCAACCACCTGCTGCACAGGTGCATCCTGGGCATGCTAAGCCACAGCACACGGCTGCTGTGCACCCACCGCACCGAGTACCTGGAAAGGGCTGATGTGGTGCTGCTAATGGAGGCCGGTCGCCTCATCCAGGCTG GACCTCCCTCTGAGATTCTGCCACTGGTACAACCTGTCCCCAAAGCCTGGGCTGAGAATGGACAAAAGTCTGACTCAG CCACGCGGAACGCTGCTGACTGGTGGCTCTCTCACTGGATCTCTCAGCTGAAGGCTGAGAATAGCTCCCAAGAGGTGCAAGCCTCCACCAGCCCAGCTTCTACGGGGCTCTTCTCTCCGCAACTGCTCCTCTTTTCCCCCGGAAACCTCTA TGCTCTTTGCAGCAGGCACCCTTGA
- the ABCC10 gene encoding ATP-binding cassette sub-family C member 10 isoform X32 — protein MERLLAQLCGSSAAWPLPLWEGDTTGHCFTQLVLSALPHALLAVLSACYLGTPRLECSGTISAHCNLRLPGSSDSRASVTQSSRNYRSPDYILPCSPGWRLRLAASFLLSVFPLLDLLPVALPPGAGPGPIGLEVLEGCVAAVAWISHSLALWVLSHSSHGHSRGPLALALVALLPAPALVLTVLWHCQRGTLLPPLLPGPVARLCLLILQLAALLAYALGWAAPGGPREPWAQEPLLPEDQEPEVAEDGESWLSHFSYAWLAPLLARGACGELQQPQDICRLPHRLHPTYLARVFQSHWQEGARLWRALYRAFGRCYLTLGLLKLVGTMLGFSGPLLLSLLVGFLEEGQEPLSHGLLYALGLASGAVLGAVLQNQYGYEVCKVKLQARGAVLNILYRKTLQLGPSRPPTGEALNLLGTDSERLLNFAGSFHEAWGLPLQLAITLYMLYQQVGVAFVGGLILALLLVPVNKVIATRIMASNQEMLRHKDARVKLVTELLSGIRVIKLCGWEQALGARVEACRARELGRLRVIKYLDAACVYLWAALPVVISIVIFITYVLMGHQLTATKVFTALALVRMLILPLNNFPWVINGLLEAKVSLDRIQLFLDLPNHNPQAYYSPDPPTEPSTVLELHGALFSWDPVGTSQETFIGHLEVKKGMLVGIVGKVGCGKSSLLAAIAGELHRLRGRVVVWGLSKGFGLATQEPWIQFATIRDNILFGKTFDAQLYKEVLEACALNDDLSILPAGDQTEVGEKGMTLSGGQRARIALARAVYQEKELYLLDDPLAAVDADVANHLLHRCILGMLSHSTRLLCTHRTEYLERADVVLLMEAGRLIQAGPPSEILPLVQPVPKAWAENGQKSDSATAQSVQNPEKTKEGLEEEQSTSGGLLQEESKKEGAVALHVYQAYWKAVGQGLALAILFSLLLMQATRNAADWWLSHWISQLKAENSSQEVQASTSPASTGLFSPQLLLFSPGNLYSLLTTQHPSVPTAQSCPQWLLRHPFLPHRICDHCWCQLPLHPSPGSALCSRHP, from the exons ATGGAGCGACTTCTGGCCCAGCTGTGCGGCAGCAGCGCAGCGTGGCCGCTCCCGCTGTGGGAGGGGGACACCACAGGCCACTGCTTCACCCAGCTGGTGCTCAGCGCCCTGCCCCACGCACTTCTCGCCGTGCTCAGTGCCTGCTACTTGGGCACCCCGAG gctggagtgcagcggcacgatctcagctcactgcaacctccgcctcccaggttcaagcgattctcgtgcctcagtgaCCCAaagtagccggaattacag GAGTCCAGATTACATCCTACCATGCAGTCCTGGATGGCGCCTCCGACTTGCagcttccttcctgctttccGTCTTCCCGCTGCTAGACCTCCTTCCAGTTGCTTTGCCACCAGGGGCAGGCCCAGGACCCATAGGCCTAGAGGTGCTGGAAGGGTGTGTAGCAGCTGTGGCCTGGATCAGCCACAGCCTGGCCCTGTGGGTGTTGTCCCATTCCTCTCATGGCCACTCCCGGGGTCCCTTGGCCTTGGCCCTGGTAGCCTTGCTGCCAGCTCCAGCCCTAGTGCTGACCGTGTTGTGGCATTGCCAACGAGGCACACTTCTGCCCCCACTTCTCCCAGGGCCCGTGGCCCGCCTATGCCTGCTCATCCTGCAGCTGGCTGCACTCTTGGCCTATGCACTGGGATGGGCAGCTCCTGGGGGACCACGAGAACCCTGGGCTCAGGAACCCCTCCTGCCCGAGGATCAAGAACCTGAGGTGGCTGAAGATGGGGAGAGTTGGCTGTCACACTTTTCCTATGCCTGGCTGGCACCCTTGCTGGCCCGTGGGGCCTGTGGAGAGCTCCAGCAGCCTCAGGACATTTGCCGCCTCCCCCACAGACTGCATCCAACCTACCTGGCTCGTGTCTTCCAGTCACACTGGCAGGAGGGGGCCCGACTGTGGAGGGCCTTATACAGGGCCTTTGGACGGTGCTATCTGACACTTGGACTGCTGAAGCTGGTAGGGACCATGCTGGGATTCTCAGGGCCCCTGCTGCTCTCCCTACTGgtgggcttcctggaagaggggCAGGAGCCACTAAGCCATGGCCTGCTCTACGCTCTGGGGCTAGCCAGTGGGGCTGTACTGGGTGCTGTGCTGCAGAATCAGTATGGGTATGAGGTCTGTAAGGTAAAACTTCAGGCACGGGGGGCCGTGCTGAACATCCTGTACCGCAAGACTTTACAGCTGGGGCCCAGCCGCCCTCCTACTGGGGAGGCCCTGAACCTACTAGGCACTGACTCTGAACGGCTGCTTAACTTTGCTGGGAGCTTCCATGAAGCCTGGGGCCTGCCCCTACAGCTGGCCATCACCCTCTACATGCTGTACCAGCAGGTAGGCGTGGCCTTTGTGGGTGGTCTGATCTTGGCACTGCTGCTGGTACCTGTCAACAAAGTGATTGCCACCCGCATCATGGCCAGCAACCAGGAAATGCTACGGCACAAGGATGCGCGGGTTAAG CTTGTGACAGAGCTGCTGAGTGGCATTCGGGTCATCAAGCTCTGCGGGTGGGAGCAGGCACTGGGGGCCCGAGTAGAGGCCTGCCGGGCTCGAGAGCTGGGGCGACTCCGGGTCATCAAATACCTGGATGCGGCCTGTGTATACCTGTGGGCTGCCCTACCGGTTGTCATCTCCATCGTCATCTTCATCACCTATGTCCTCATGGGGCACCAGCTCACTGCCACCAAG gTGTTCACGGCCCTGGCACTGGTGCGAATGCTTATTCTTCCTCTCAACAACTTCCCTTGGGTGATCAATGGCCTCCTGGAGGCCAAAGTGTCCTTGGACCGGATCCAGCTTTTCCTCGACCTTCCAAACCACAACCCCCAGGCCTACTACAGCCCAG ATCCCCCCACAGAACCATCTACAGTATTGGAGCTGCATGGAGCCTTGTTCTCCTGGGACCCAGTTGGAACCAGCCAGGAGACCTTCATCGGTCATCTCGAAGTGAAAAAG GGTATGCTGGTGGGCATCGTGGGGAAGGTGGGCTGTGGGAAGAGCTCCCTGCTGGCTGCCATCGCTGGAGAGCTCCACAG GCTGCGTGGGCGCGTGGTGGTGTGGGGGCTGTCCAAGGGCTTTGGCCTGGCCACCCAGGAACCCTGGATCCAGTTTGCCACCATCCGAGACAACATCCTCTTTGGGAAGACATTTGATGCACAGCTGTACAAGGAGGTGCTAGAAGCCTGCGCCCTCAATGATGATCTCAGT ATCCTGCCTGCTGGAGACCAGACAGAGGTGGGGGAGAAGGGTATGACCCTAAGCGGGGGACAGCGTGCCCGGATTGCCCTTGCTCGTGCTGTCTACCAG GAAAAGGAGCTCTATCTCCTCGATGACCCTCTGGCCGCTGTGGATGCAGATGTGGCCAACCACCTGCTGCACAGGTGCATCCTGGGCATGCTAAGCCACAGCACACGGCTGCTGTGCACCCACCGCACCGAGTACCTGGAAAGGGCTGATGTGGTGCTGCTAATGGAGGCCGGTCGCCTCATCCAGGCTG GACCTCCCTCTGAGATTCTGCCACTGGTACAACCTGTCCCCAAAGCCTGGGCTGAGAATGGACAAAAGTCTGACTCAG CCACAGCCCAGTCAGTACAAAACCCAGAGAAAACAaaggaggggctggaggaggagcagaGCACATCTGGTGGCCTGCTGCAGGAAGAAAGCAAGAAGGAGGGCGCCGTGGCCTTGCATGTGTACCAAGCTTACTGGAAGGCTGTGGGCCAGGGCTTGGCCTTAGCCATCCTCTTCTCTCTGCTCCTCATGCAAG CCACGCGGAACGCTGCTGACTGGTGGCTCTCTCACTGGATCTCTCAGCTGAAGGCTGAGAATAGCTCCCAAGAGGTGCAAGCCTCCACCAGCCCAGCTTCTACGGGGCTCTTCTCTCCGCAACTGCTCCTCTTTTCCCCCGGAAACCTCTA CTCCCTCCTCACCACCCAGCACCCCAGTGTTCCCACTGCCCAAAGCTGCCCCCAATGGCTCCTCAGACATCCATTTCTACCTCACCGTATATGCGACCATTGCTGGTGTCAACTCCCTCTGCACCCTTCTCCGGGCAGTGCTCTTTGCAGCAGGCACCCTTGA
- the ABCC10 gene encoding ATP-binding cassette sub-family C member 10 isoform X33 has translation MERLLAQLCGSSAAWPLPLWEGDTTGHCFTQLVLSALPHALLAVLSACYLGTPRLECSGTISAHCNLRLPGSSDSRASVTQSSRNYRSPDYILPCSPGWRLRLAASFLLSVFPLLDLLPVALPPGAGPGPIGLEVLEGCVAAVAWISHSLALWVLSHSSHGHSRGPLALALVALLPAPALVLTVLWHCQRGTLLPPLLPGPVARLCLLILQLAALLAYALGWAAPGGPREPWAQEPLLPEDQEPEVAEDGESWLSHFSYAWLAPLLARGACGELQQPQDICRLPHRLHPTYLARVFQSHWQEGARLWRALYRAFGRCYLTLGLLKLVGTMLGFSGPLLLSLLVGFLEEGQEPLSHGLLYALGLASGAVLGAVLQNQYGYEVCKVKLQARGAVLNILYRKTLQLGPSRPPTGEALNLLGTDSERLLNFAGSFHEAWGLPLQLAITLYMLYQQVGVAFVGGLILALLLVPVNKVIATRIMASNQEMLRHKDARVKLVTELLSGIRVIKLCGWEQALGARVEACRARELGRLRVIKYLDAACVYLWAALPVVISIVIFITYVLMGHQLTATKVFTALALVRMLILPLNNFPWVINGLLEAKVSLDRIQLFLDLPNHNPQAYYSPDPPTEPSTVLELHGALFSWDPVGTSQETFIGHLEVKKGMLVGIVGKVGCGKSSLLAAIAGELHRLRGRVVVWGLSKGFGLATQEPWIQFATIRDNILFGKTFDAQLYKEVLEACALNDDLSILPAGDQTEVGEKGMTLSGGQRARIALARAVYQEKELYLLDDPLAAVDADVANHLLHRCILGMLSHSTRLLCTHRTEYLERADVVLLMEAGRLIQAGPPSEILPLVQPVPKAWAENGQKSDSATAQSVQNPEKTKEGLEEEQSTSGGLLQEESKKEGAVALHVYQAYWKAVGQGLALAILFSLLLMQATRNAADWWLSHWISQLKAENSSQEVQASTSPASTGLFSPQLLLFSPGNLYALCSRHP, from the exons ATGGAGCGACTTCTGGCCCAGCTGTGCGGCAGCAGCGCAGCGTGGCCGCTCCCGCTGTGGGAGGGGGACACCACAGGCCACTGCTTCACCCAGCTGGTGCTCAGCGCCCTGCCCCACGCACTTCTCGCCGTGCTCAGTGCCTGCTACTTGGGCACCCCGAG gctggagtgcagcggcacgatctcagctcactgcaacctccgcctcccaggttcaagcgattctcgtgcctcagtgaCCCAaagtagccggaattacag GAGTCCAGATTACATCCTACCATGCAGTCCTGGATGGCGCCTCCGACTTGCagcttccttcctgctttccGTCTTCCCGCTGCTAGACCTCCTTCCAGTTGCTTTGCCACCAGGGGCAGGCCCAGGACCCATAGGCCTAGAGGTGCTGGAAGGGTGTGTAGCAGCTGTGGCCTGGATCAGCCACAGCCTGGCCCTGTGGGTGTTGTCCCATTCCTCTCATGGCCACTCCCGGGGTCCCTTGGCCTTGGCCCTGGTAGCCTTGCTGCCAGCTCCAGCCCTAGTGCTGACCGTGTTGTGGCATTGCCAACGAGGCACACTTCTGCCCCCACTTCTCCCAGGGCCCGTGGCCCGCCTATGCCTGCTCATCCTGCAGCTGGCTGCACTCTTGGCCTATGCACTGGGATGGGCAGCTCCTGGGGGACCACGAGAACCCTGGGCTCAGGAACCCCTCCTGCCCGAGGATCAAGAACCTGAGGTGGCTGAAGATGGGGAGAGTTGGCTGTCACACTTTTCCTATGCCTGGCTGGCACCCTTGCTGGCCCGTGGGGCCTGTGGAGAGCTCCAGCAGCCTCAGGACATTTGCCGCCTCCCCCACAGACTGCATCCAACCTACCTGGCTCGTGTCTTCCAGTCACACTGGCAGGAGGGGGCCCGACTGTGGAGGGCCTTATACAGGGCCTTTGGACGGTGCTATCTGACACTTGGACTGCTGAAGCTGGTAGGGACCATGCTGGGATTCTCAGGGCCCCTGCTGCTCTCCCTACTGgtgggcttcctggaagaggggCAGGAGCCACTAAGCCATGGCCTGCTCTACGCTCTGGGGCTAGCCAGTGGGGCTGTACTGGGTGCTGTGCTGCAGAATCAGTATGGGTATGAGGTCTGTAAGGTAAAACTTCAGGCACGGGGGGCCGTGCTGAACATCCTGTACCGCAAGACTTTACAGCTGGGGCCCAGCCGCCCTCCTACTGGGGAGGCCCTGAACCTACTAGGCACTGACTCTGAACGGCTGCTTAACTTTGCTGGGAGCTTCCATGAAGCCTGGGGCCTGCCCCTACAGCTGGCCATCACCCTCTACATGCTGTACCAGCAGGTAGGCGTGGCCTTTGTGGGTGGTCTGATCTTGGCACTGCTGCTGGTACCTGTCAACAAAGTGATTGCCACCCGCATCATGGCCAGCAACCAGGAAATGCTACGGCACAAGGATGCGCGGGTTAAG CTTGTGACAGAGCTGCTGAGTGGCATTCGGGTCATCAAGCTCTGCGGGTGGGAGCAGGCACTGGGGGCCCGAGTAGAGGCCTGCCGGGCTCGAGAGCTGGGGCGACTCCGGGTCATCAAATACCTGGATGCGGCCTGTGTATACCTGTGGGCTGCCCTACCGGTTGTCATCTCCATCGTCATCTTCATCACCTATGTCCTCATGGGGCACCAGCTCACTGCCACCAAG gTGTTCACGGCCCTGGCACTGGTGCGAATGCTTATTCTTCCTCTCAACAACTTCCCTTGGGTGATCAATGGCCTCCTGGAGGCCAAAGTGTCCTTGGACCGGATCCAGCTTTTCCTCGACCTTCCAAACCACAACCCCCAGGCCTACTACAGCCCAG ATCCCCCCACAGAACCATCTACAGTATTGGAGCTGCATGGAGCCTTGTTCTCCTGGGACCCAGTTGGAACCAGCCAGGAGACCTTCATCGGTCATCTCGAAGTGAAAAAG GGTATGCTGGTGGGCATCGTGGGGAAGGTGGGCTGTGGGAAGAGCTCCCTGCTGGCTGCCATCGCTGGAGAGCTCCACAG GCTGCGTGGGCGCGTGGTGGTGTGGGGGCTGTCCAAGGGCTTTGGCCTGGCCACCCAGGAACCCTGGATCCAGTTTGCCACCATCCGAGACAACATCCTCTTTGGGAAGACATTTGATGCACAGCTGTACAAGGAGGTGCTAGAAGCCTGCGCCCTCAATGATGATCTCAGT ATCCTGCCTGCTGGAGACCAGACAGAGGTGGGGGAGAAGGGTATGACCCTAAGCGGGGGACAGCGTGCCCGGATTGCCCTTGCTCGTGCTGTCTACCAG GAAAAGGAGCTCTATCTCCTCGATGACCCTCTGGCCGCTGTGGATGCAGATGTGGCCAACCACCTGCTGCACAGGTGCATCCTGGGCATGCTAAGCCACAGCACACGGCTGCTGTGCACCCACCGCACCGAGTACCTGGAAAGGGCTGATGTGGTGCTGCTAATGGAGGCCGGTCGCCTCATCCAGGCTG GACCTCCCTCTGAGATTCTGCCACTGGTACAACCTGTCCCCAAAGCCTGGGCTGAGAATGGACAAAAGTCTGACTCAG CCACAGCCCAGTCAGTACAAAACCCAGAGAAAACAaaggaggggctggaggaggagcagaGCACATCTGGTGGCCTGCTGCAGGAAGAAAGCAAGAAGGAGGGCGCCGTGGCCTTGCATGTGTACCAAGCTTACTGGAAGGCTGTGGGCCAGGGCTTGGCCTTAGCCATCCTCTTCTCTCTGCTCCTCATGCAAG CCACGCGGAACGCTGCTGACTGGTGGCTCTCTCACTGGATCTCTCAGCTGAAGGCTGAGAATAGCTCCCAAGAGGTGCAAGCCTCCACCAGCCCAGCTTCTACGGGGCTCTTCTCTCCGCAACTGCTCCTCTTTTCCCCCGGAAACCTCTA TGCTCTTTGCAGCAGGCACCCTTGA